Proteins encoded by one window of Paenibacillus urinalis:
- a CDS encoding 2,3-butanediol dehydrogenase, giving the protein MKAAVFYDIKDVRLEEREIPATPAGKVKVKVKFAGICGSDLHAYHHGIGVQTGTPHPISGAMAPLTLGHEFSGVIEEIGAEVTGYNVGDRVAIEPLIYCGECENCRKGNYNQCNQFGFIGLNADGGFAEYVIVEPYMLHKLNDQVSFEEGALVEPTAVALHAVRQSKLKVGNNVAVFGAGPIGLLTILSAKSAGAARIYAIDVSDERLELAASIGAVPINSLKDNPVDIINDAGGVEVAYEAAGVQPTFNSALSVVKKGGEVMVIAAFAQNPTVDMMQLMTKEANITSILAYRHIFPEVISLIAEGKLDVKPVITKKITLDQIIEDGLELLVRDKSQAKILVEIV; this is encoded by the coding sequence ATGAAAGCAGCTGTATTCTATGATATTAAAGATGTTCGCCTAGAAGAGAGAGAAATTCCTGCAACACCTGCAGGTAAGGTTAAAGTCAAAGTGAAGTTTGCAGGTATATGCGGCAGTGATCTTCATGCTTATCACCATGGGATTGGAGTTCAGACAGGTACTCCTCACCCGATATCCGGTGCAATGGCTCCGCTTACGCTGGGTCATGAATTCTCTGGAGTGATTGAGGAAATCGGTGCAGAAGTCACAGGTTATAACGTCGGGGATCGAGTAGCGATCGAGCCGCTGATTTATTGTGGCGAATGTGAGAATTGCAGAAAAGGAAACTACAATCAGTGTAATCAATTCGGATTTATCGGTCTAAATGCCGATGGAGGGTTCGCTGAATATGTAATCGTCGAGCCTTACATGCTTCATAAACTGAACGATCAGGTATCGTTCGAGGAAGGTGCGCTCGTTGAACCTACGGCAGTCGCTCTACATGCAGTACGTCAAAGCAAGCTGAAGGTAGGTAATAATGTCGCTGTATTCGGAGCTGGACCCATTGGACTCCTTACGATCTTGTCTGCCAAATCCGCAGGAGCTGCGCGAATCTATGCTATCGACGTATCCGATGAACGTTTGGAGCTCGCTGCCTCTATAGGCGCAGTACCGATTAACAGCTTAAAGGACAATCCGGTAGATATCATCAATGATGCAGGAGGGGTTGAAGTTGCTTATGAAGCAGCCGGTGTTCAACCGACCTTCAACAGTGCCCTATCCGTTGTCAAAAAGGGCGGCGAGGTCATGGTCATCGCTGCATTTGCGCAGAATCCGACTGTAGATATGATGCAGCTCATGACTAAGGAAGCAAATATCACGTCTATCCTTGCCTATCGTCATATCTTCCCTGAAGTGATCTCCCTCATTGCTGAAGGAAAACTGGATGTGAAGCCAGTCATCACGAAGAAGATTACACTGGATCAGATCATTGAGGATGGACTTGAGCTATTGGTGAGAGACAAGAGCCAGGCCAAAATATTGGTCGAAATTGTGTAA
- a CDS encoding helix-turn-helix domain-containing protein → MRVLIVDDEEIIREGLTRVISWCELGLELLQPAASGEEALQRIEQECPSILMTDIRMNGISGLQLCERAKTIQPDLEVIILSGYDDFSYAQTAIRQGVTDYLLKTSPPEDIIRTVLEAKRRITERWAEKGRDVLQAREEFERECVKWIIHGEVTEGTIEFLASGLSGDKTINHFSSGCKVLIWEASGWNGPNYSSRLLLFALRNLLQDLLPGCIYVIHQQVLVCLAPAYDGQNLPRYGTWSRLLERAESLLKCSIRLAAGSSVADLENAHVSYEKAVCALRYFPLLPDKIINYTDIEQRRGGKNIISPVEENQLGVILLDNDPVALKAWTSQLYENLIMEPEGTFETTIACLRSAAAAAHRWMDRTFRMLGSDGEIHIESSLNADGNGFIPEGALFRYLHAIMSSYHSQVSQGPESHVDRAKAFMESVSLREVNLQHVANHLHLHPGHLSELFKKVTGRSFVEFVTELRMKKAEELLSVSPAKLSEIALLIGYEDVKYFSRLFKKHYGLTPSDYRENRSSI, encoded by the coding sequence ATGAGAGTACTCATTGTTGACGATGAAGAAATTATCAGAGAGGGATTAACCCGAGTTATATCCTGGTGTGAGCTTGGTCTCGAGCTGCTTCAGCCTGCTGCTTCTGGAGAAGAAGCTCTTCAGCGAATCGAACAAGAGTGTCCGAGTATTCTAATGACCGATATACGAATGAATGGAATCTCTGGACTTCAGCTATGTGAACGAGCGAAAACGATCCAGCCTGACCTGGAAGTGATTATCTTGTCCGGGTATGATGATTTTTCATATGCTCAAACCGCCATCCGACAGGGAGTAACGGATTATTTGCTCAAAACAAGTCCTCCTGAAGATATCATCCGCACCGTTCTTGAGGCTAAACGCCGGATTACGGAACGCTGGGCTGAGAAGGGAAGGGATGTACTGCAGGCCCGTGAGGAATTCGAACGAGAATGTGTAAAGTGGATTATTCATGGGGAAGTGACAGAAGGAACGATCGAGTTCTTAGCAAGCGGTTTGTCTGGGGACAAGACAATTAATCATTTCAGTTCAGGCTGTAAGGTGCTTATATGGGAAGCCAGCGGATGGAACGGACCAAACTACTCATCAAGACTTCTATTATTTGCCCTTCGAAATTTACTTCAAGATCTTCTACCTGGCTGTATTTACGTGATTCATCAACAAGTCTTGGTCTGCCTTGCCCCTGCTTATGATGGCCAAAATTTGCCTCGGTACGGAACATGGTCAAGACTGCTTGAACGAGCAGAGAGCTTGCTCAAATGCTCGATACGATTGGCAGCGGGAAGCTCTGTAGCTGACTTAGAAAATGCACATGTAAGCTATGAAAAAGCTGTTTGTGCTTTGCGGTATTTTCCTCTCCTGCCGGATAAGATAATCAATTACACCGACATAGAACAACGGAGAGGCGGAAAAAACATTATCAGTCCAGTAGAAGAGAACCAGCTGGGTGTCATTCTACTAGACAACGATCCTGTCGCTCTAAAAGCATGGACCTCACAGTTATATGAGAATTTGATCATGGAACCGGAAGGGACTTTCGAAACGACAATAGCTTGTTTACGTTCTGCCGCTGCTGCGGCACATCGATGGATGGACAGGACCTTTCGAATGCTCGGCTCCGACGGGGAGATCCATATCGAGTCCAGCTTAAATGCAGATGGGAATGGATTCATTCCGGAAGGAGCGTTGTTCCGCTATCTTCATGCGATTATGTCCAGCTACCATTCTCAAGTCAGTCAAGGCCCAGAATCACATGTGGATCGAGCGAAAGCTTTCATGGAATCAGTCTCACTGAGAGAGGTGAATCTTCAGCATGTAGCGAATCATCTGCATCTGCATCCTGGTCATCTTAGTGAGCTGTTTAAGAAGGTGACGGGAAGATCCTTTGTTGAATTTGTCACGGAACTAAGAATGAAAAAAGCAGAAGAGCTGTTATCCGTATCACCTGCCAAACTTAGTGAAATTGCCCTGTTAATCGGCTATGAGGATGTGAAGTATTTCAGCAGACTGTTCAAGAAGCATTATGGCTTAACTCCAAGTGATTATCGAGAGAATCGATCTTCTATTTAA
- a CDS encoding LysR family transcriptional regulator has protein sequence MNIEQLEYIVEIAKSGSFSAAAHQLHITQSALSQSVSKLEEELGLTLFKRSYAGAEITVEGRRILNKAMEAIQTIDEIKELSRFESNRIRGELNVAAFPGVMPVLVRCLAAIKQDYPLVQINIEENTSNLIMDDIKLNRIGLGLIAMYKKDIEHLAGLVFEPIVQGKFVICANKNSEIAKHKSIHPKDLVKYPFALFNDVFVDDFLADHQANYGELPILFQTNNGEAIRTALEENMAVTIGHDFSFFGQRKWLSDQYVLIEIKPIETPSMQVGWIRSEKNHMTLLHQLCMMKFDQEFNRAKL, from the coding sequence ATGAATATTGAGCAGCTAGAATATATCGTTGAAATCGCCAAATCGGGTTCTTTCTCGGCTGCTGCCCATCAGCTGCATATCACTCAATCTGCACTGTCTCAGTCCGTCTCCAAATTAGAGGAGGAGCTTGGACTGACTCTATTTAAGCGTTCATATGCGGGAGCTGAAATTACAGTGGAAGGCAGAAGGATACTGAACAAAGCGATGGAGGCGATTCAGACCATTGACGAAATCAAAGAGCTGTCCCGCTTCGAGAGTAATCGCATCCGTGGTGAGCTGAATGTCGCTGCCTTCCCCGGTGTGATGCCTGTACTGGTCCGCTGTCTTGCGGCGATTAAACAAGATTATCCCTTGGTTCAAATTAATATTGAAGAGAATACCTCAAACCTCATAATGGACGATATCAAGCTGAATCGTATCGGGCTGGGTCTAATCGCGATGTATAAGAAGGACATCGAACACCTTGCAGGACTTGTATTTGAACCGATCGTTCAAGGTAAATTTGTCATTTGTGCAAACAAAAATTCAGAGATCGCAAAGCATAAATCGATTCACCCCAAAGATTTGGTTAAATATCCATTTGCCCTGTTCAACGACGTTTTTGTTGACGATTTTCTCGCAGATCATCAGGCCAATTATGGTGAACTGCCTATTCTATTCCAAACCAATAATGGGGAGGCGATTAGAACGGCGCTTGAGGAAAATATGGCGGTCACGATTGGTCATGATTTTTCTTTCTTTGGACAGCGGAAATGGTTATCAGATCAGTACGTTTTAATTGAAATCAAGCCTATTGAAACTCCTTCTATGCAGGTAGGCTGGATTCGATCAGAGAAGAATCATATGACGCTCTTGCACCAGCTGTGTATGATGAAGTTCGACCAGGAATTTAACAGAGCCAAGCTTTAG
- a CDS encoding EamA family transporter: MPVWLLYSILSAITAALVAIFGKIGLENIDSNSATAIRSVIMALFLVGVIAVQGKFAEVGEILTQKKALSFIVLSGVAGALSWLFYFLALKYGKVSQVSPIDKFSVVIAVILAVVFLGEKISWLNGIGVALIALGAILVAIK; encoded by the coding sequence ATGCCTGTGTGGCTTCTATATTCCATACTGTCTGCCATAACCGCTGCCCTTGTTGCGATCTTTGGCAAGATCGGCCTGGAGAACATCGATTCCAATTCTGCCACCGCTATTCGTTCGGTCATCATGGCGTTATTTTTAGTCGGTGTTATTGCTGTACAAGGGAAGTTCGCTGAAGTTGGCGAAATACTGACACAGAAAAAAGCACTAAGCTTCATCGTCCTTAGTGGAGTGGCTGGAGCCTTATCCTGGTTGTTTTATTTTCTGGCTCTCAAGTACGGCAAGGTGTCCCAGGTGAGTCCAATTGATAAATTTAGCGTTGTGATTGCAGTCATTCTTGCGGTTGTCTTTTTGGGTGAAAAAATATCTTGGCTGAATGGTATAGGGGTCGCACTCATCGCTCTTGGGGCTATTCTTGTTGCAATCAAGTAA
- a CDS encoding DEAD/DEAH box helicase family protein, which translates to MKKEMESFPQDITFCYPWRSYQKRVLGSLEEHLANRHLHLVAPPGSGKTVLGLEVMLRINRPTIILAPTLTIKQQWASRFAEMFLGTTTLPDWISTSIKQPAFVTITTYQALHALFSAVSEKNEDKEQDSTNEIIEINGEEGFESEDETVDGDDCSAAEATLAQLKSLSIHTIIFDEAHHLRVSWWQSAMELCSMLSEPTKISLTATPPYDVNPREWQRYMALCGPIDEEISVPELVKHGELCPHQDYISLTAPTKQESAKIKEFRSQAGTIKQELLHAEYMIKTIVNHPYILDSSSHIEDILTSPGYYSSMVIFLRATNQPVWKEAVKVLGLKESEAPELTFEWLEELLNGVLFKDKHIDSEMPQLKDLKRRLSRMGMLERRKVYLRSTPSMDKMLIQSSSKLTNIGEILQFERSVLGEQLRMVILTDYIRKEDMPKQGGDEKPLHRLGVVPVFEMIRRKLGDQESSAADLPIGILSGSLVVLPLKAADHALELAATRGITLSHKPLDYDPKYVIIDIRDSNRSGIVAIVTEVFSQGHIQVLIGTAALLGEGWDAPSINSLIMASYVGTFMLSNQMRGRAIRTDRSHPEKTGAIWHLACIDTEAWAGGEDLASLSRRFRSLVGLSVIDNTIESGIARMGLDSNDSFKPEQIRMYNEDTLKRARQRDQLKKRWNTAIDLNSQMTEELQIPSEGIPKPVVYKHTVKAVLLFALFMAISACNEAVLTPAWYTSDAPGWFRISLLIVVSGLIASPWLYKAIKMKLRHHSLERSFRETALIVHTVLFEMKQMKLPPHIERIQAEEKEGMIVCWLTGGSTEDKTVFLNTLQQLLEPIDSPKYFIYSQSRKWFVTRRDYYPVPDEIGRRKEHAERFAELWQKHIGPAELVYTRTIDGRKQLLTARSKALSSKFVHKSERISAWR; encoded by the coding sequence ATGAAGAAGGAAATGGAATCTTTTCCGCAGGACATAACGTTCTGTTATCCTTGGCGCAGCTATCAGAAGCGTGTGCTGGGCAGCTTAGAGGAGCATTTGGCGAACCGGCATCTGCATCTTGTGGCACCCCCTGGATCGGGCAAAACGGTGCTTGGTCTGGAAGTCATGCTCAGAATTAACCGTCCGACCATCATCCTAGCTCCAACACTAACCATCAAACAGCAATGGGCCAGCCGTTTTGCGGAGATGTTTCTGGGTACAACAACACTTCCTGACTGGATATCTACTTCGATTAAACAACCGGCATTCGTGACAATTACAACTTATCAGGCACTGCATGCTCTTTTTAGTGCGGTAAGCGAGAAGAATGAGGATAAGGAGCAGGATTCAACTAACGAAATCATTGAAATCAATGGGGAAGAGGGCTTCGAGTCTGAAGATGAAACAGTGGATGGTGACGATTGTTCTGCAGCAGAAGCTACACTCGCACAGTTAAAGAGCTTGTCCATACATACGATCATTTTTGATGAGGCCCATCATTTAAGAGTGTCCTGGTGGCAAAGTGCTATGGAACTATGCAGCATGCTGAGTGAGCCGACCAAGATATCGCTGACGGCAACACCGCCTTATGATGTGAATCCACGAGAGTGGCAGCGTTACATGGCTTTATGTGGCCCCATCGACGAAGAGATCAGTGTTCCCGAGCTTGTGAAGCATGGGGAGCTATGTCCGCATCAGGATTACATCAGCCTTACTGCGCCAACGAAGCAGGAATCAGCGAAAATCAAGGAGTTTCGCTCCCAAGCAGGCACTATCAAACAGGAGCTCCTCCATGCGGAATATATGATAAAGACCATAGTGAATCATCCTTATATCCTGGATTCCAGCAGCCATATCGAGGACATTTTGACGTCACCAGGCTATTATTCAAGTATGGTTATCTTCTTAAGAGCGACAAACCAGCCGGTATGGAAAGAAGCAGTCAAAGTACTGGGTCTGAAAGAATCTGAAGCACCCGAGCTGACCTTTGAATGGCTGGAAGAGCTGCTGAATGGCGTGCTGTTCAAGGACAAGCATATTGATTCGGAAATGCCCCAGCTGAAGGATCTTAAACGGAGGCTCAGCCGAATGGGTATGCTCGAACGCAGAAAAGTGTATCTTCGCTCAACGCCCTCCATGGATAAGATGCTCATCCAGAGCTCATCTAAGCTGACGAATATTGGTGAGATTCTTCAGTTTGAACGTTCCGTCTTAGGTGAACAGCTGCGTATGGTCATCCTGACCGACTATATTCGCAAGGAGGATATGCCGAAGCAAGGCGGCGACGAGAAGCCGCTCCATCGGCTCGGTGTTGTTCCCGTCTTCGAAATGATTCGAAGGAAACTTGGAGATCAGGAATCGTCTGCGGCCGATTTACCCATTGGCATTCTTAGCGGCTCTCTGGTTGTGCTTCCGCTGAAGGCAGCGGACCATGCGCTGGAGCTGGCAGCAACACGAGGCATTACTTTGTCACATAAGCCTCTCGACTATGATCCGAAGTATGTGATCATAGATATACGTGATTCGAATCGATCAGGTATTGTAGCCATTGTTACAGAGGTGTTCTCTCAAGGACACATTCAGGTCCTGATCGGTACAGCCGCCTTGCTAGGAGAAGGATGGGACGCGCCAAGCATTAATTCGCTTATTATGGCTTCCTATGTTGGGACTTTTATGCTGTCCAATCAAATGAGAGGCCGTGCCATTCGTACGGACCGAAGCCATCCGGAGAAGACAGGCGCCATATGGCATTTGGCTTGCATCGATACAGAGGCATGGGCAGGCGGAGAGGATTTAGCTTCACTCTCCAGAAGATTCCGCTCCCTAGTGGGCCTATCCGTAATAGACAACACCATCGAATCCGGAATAGCGCGGATGGGTCTAGATTCGAATGACAGTTTCAAGCCGGAACAGATTCGAATGTACAATGAAGATACGCTTAAACGTGCTAGACAGAGGGACCAGCTTAAGAAACGCTGGAATACAGCGATTGATCTGAATAGTCAAATGACAGAGGAGCTTCAAATTCCTTCTGAGGGGATACCGAAGCCCGTCGTGTATAAACACACGGTAAAAGCAGTCCTACTATTCGCATTATTTATGGCGATCTCGGCCTGCAATGAGGCTGTTCTTACACCTGCATGGTATACATCGGATGCTCCTGGCTGGTTTAGAATATCTCTCCTCATTGTCGTTTCAGGACTTATAGCCAGTCCGTGGTTATATAAAGCAATAAAAATGAAGCTGAGACACCATTCTCTGGAGCGAAGCTTCCGGGAAACCGCACTTATCGTCCATACCGTGTTATTCGAAATGAAGCAGATGAAGCTGCCGCCGCATATCGAGCGAATTCAAGCAGAGGAGAAGGAAGGGATGATCGTGTGCTGGCTGACTGGAGGAAGTACAGAAGACAAGACTGTATTTCTGAATACACTCCAGCAGCTGTTAGAACCGATTGATAGCCCCAAATACTTCATTTATTCTCAATCCCGCAAATGGTTTGTGACAAGGCGTGATTATTATCCGGTCCCGGATGAAATTGGACGTCGCAAAGAGCATGCGGAACGATTCGCTGAATTATGGCAGAAGCATATAGGTCCGGCCGAGCTCGTATACACCCGAACGATCGATGGACGGAAGCAGCTCCTCACGGCACGGAGTAAAGCCTTATCCTCCAAGTTTGTACACAAGTCAGAACGGATCAGCGCATGGAGATAA
- a CDS encoding MarR family winged helix-turn-helix transcriptional regulator translates to MEGFFQRYLGLYRPIITKLNDLMSTYELSYSLWQVIYYLKNNGPDTLIAISAYYQVEKPTITRRVNRLQELDIVRQIPGKDKREKIIELTESGEAIYLECRQQITALEHRIMEGIHPAQQEALFELIPLLRQNIVNTREDV, encoded by the coding sequence ATGGAAGGATTTTTTCAGCGTTACCTTGGTCTATATCGGCCTATTATTACGAAGCTCAATGATCTGATGAGCACTTATGAGCTGTCGTATTCTTTATGGCAGGTAATCTATTATTTGAAAAACAATGGACCTGACACACTCATCGCTATTTCAGCATACTATCAGGTGGAGAAACCGACGATCACTAGAAGAGTGAATCGACTGCAGGAGCTCGACATTGTCCGTCAGATCCCGGGTAAAGACAAACGGGAGAAAATAATTGAGCTCACTGAATCTGGTGAAGCCATCTATCTGGAGTGCAGACAGCAAATAACAGCCTTAGAGCACCGTATTATGGAGGGAATCCATCCAGCGCAGCAGGAAGCGTTATTCGAATTAATACCACTTCTGCGTCAGAACATTGTGAATACAAGAGAAGATGTATAA
- a CDS encoding TraB/GumN family protein, with protein MKRKRRSSTIALFLSASMLVLPVVPAAAAAPDTDIEVNGHEIDFTSKLPLIEKGITYAPQGDLLKALNATFVQSDKSGTITVLVDNEQITVNAKTKIVNGTTYVPVRVVSEQIGYKVEWDPATRTIILTTGGKGFLWEVSNRDNTVYLVGSMHIADDSFYPLDPSYEIAFEDSEYLGVEIDLTQAQDETMQKMMLDLGMYQDGTTLKDHISSETYEQLGEILVENGLEKDALDGYKPWVVEITMSQLKSMEAGYQGEIGIDLHFLQKAIERKMPIIELETYQSQLELLSGFSGELQETNLKSVLDNFHLVDDSVDQMAEMWKLGDEEALLEITDSMKTNEEYYKGMLVDRNLKMADKIEGYLTAEDEADYFIVVGAAHYAGEDGIVKLLQDRGYTVTRK; from the coding sequence ATGAAGAGAAAGAGAAGATCATCCACTATTGCCTTATTCTTATCCGCAAGCATGCTGGTGCTTCCCGTCGTTCCTGCAGCTGCAGCTGCACCTGACACGGATATTGAAGTGAATGGACATGAGATTGATTTTACGAGCAAACTGCCATTGATTGAAAAAGGAATTACATATGCACCTCAGGGAGATCTGCTCAAAGCACTTAATGCAACATTCGTTCAATCCGATAAGTCAGGTACAATCACCGTACTTGTGGACAATGAACAGATCACGGTAAATGCGAAGACCAAGATTGTGAATGGTACAACATATGTTCCTGTACGAGTGGTTAGTGAGCAGATCGGCTACAAGGTAGAATGGGATCCTGCAACCCGTACGATCATTCTAACGACAGGAGGCAAGGGCTTCTTGTGGGAGGTAAGCAATCGTGACAATACGGTTTACCTCGTAGGTTCGATGCATATTGCTGATGACAGCTTCTATCCGTTAGACCCATCGTATGAAATTGCATTTGAGGATTCAGAGTATCTGGGAGTAGAGATTGACCTGACACAGGCACAGGATGAAACTATGCAGAAAATGATGCTGGATCTTGGAATGTATCAGGACGGAACGACACTTAAGGATCATATTTCGAGTGAAACCTATGAGCAGCTTGGCGAAATCCTTGTTGAGAACGGACTGGAGAAAGATGCGTTAGACGGCTATAAGCCATGGGTCGTGGAAATAACGATGTCACAGCTTAAATCCATGGAAGCCGGGTATCAAGGGGAGATCGGCATTGATCTGCATTTCCTGCAAAAAGCCATTGAACGCAAAATGCCTATCATCGAGCTTGAAACCTATCAGTCCCAGCTGGAGCTGTTAAGCGGATTCTCAGGTGAGCTGCAAGAGACTAATTTGAAATCTGTTCTAGATAACTTCCATCTGGTCGATGATTCTGTCGATCAAATGGCGGAAATGTGGAAGCTGGGTGACGAAGAGGCACTGCTCGAAATTACCGATAGCATGAAGACGAATGAAGAATACTATAAGGGCATGCTCGTGGACCGTAATTTGAAAATGGCGGACAAAATTGAAGGATATTTAACTGCAGAAGATGAAGCAGATTACTTTATCGTCGTAGGGGCAGCTCATTATGCAGGTGAAGACGGCATCGTGAAGCTTCTGCAGGATCGCGGTTACACGGTAACTCGCAAATAA
- a CDS encoding M15 family metallopeptidase: MAALAELKARSAAYLVGLLPAVKLAAEKLIERCYSEGVEIRLTAGYRSAAEQQRLYEQGRTKPGPIVTNAKPGQSNHNYGLAIDFVLVQSGYSMSVDDDHDGIADWAEVVAQAKLLGFSWGGDWISFKDYPHFEMMFGLSLSQLQAGIRPTWQQQQAVINRIQGMEESEEMSKVEELLQKDKEKSAIISALEQRIIALERRVNISLNQTPPDAYHAALQAAKAAGAMSTSNDKDLSGLKTIQILYNMGLFEPEFTRFIQSLKQAGE, from the coding sequence ATGGCTGCATTGGCGGAGCTGAAAGCGAGGTCTGCAGCTTACCTCGTCGGGTTACTGCCTGCTGTGAAGCTTGCAGCGGAGAAGCTGATTGAGCGATGCTATTCAGAAGGTGTGGAAATACGACTTACGGCAGGCTATAGAAGTGCGGCTGAGCAGCAGCGTCTGTATGAGCAAGGCAGAACGAAGCCGGGCCCGATCGTCACGAATGCTAAGCCCGGCCAATCCAATCATAACTACGGGCTTGCCATTGATTTTGTTCTCGTACAGAGCGGCTATAGTATGAGCGTGGATGATGATCATGATGGTATAGCTGACTGGGCGGAGGTCGTTGCTCAAGCGAAGCTGCTCGGGTTCAGCTGGGGCGGTGACTGGATTTCATTTAAAGACTATCCTCACTTCGAGATGATGTTTGGGCTCAGCCTTTCTCAGCTGCAGGCAGGAATAAGGCCGACATGGCAGCAGCAGCAAGCTGTGATAAACCGAATTCAGGGAATGGAGGAATCAGAAGAGATGTCAAAAGTGGAGGAGCTTCTTCAGAAGGACAAAGAAAAGTCAGCAATTATATCTGCGCTTGAACAGCGAATTATTGCACTTGAGCGGAGAGTAAATATATCCTTAAACCAAACGCCCCCGGATGCTTATCACGCAGCACTGCAGGCAGCCAAGGCTGCAGGTGCGATGAGCACATCCAATGACAAAGATCTCTCAGGTCTCAAGACAATTCAAATCCTATACAACATGGGGCTGTTTGAGCCGGAGTTTACCCGATTCATTCAGAGCTTAAAGCAAGCAGGAGAGTAA
- a CDS encoding methyl-accepting chemotaxis protein: MNIQSEPIRAVDPSAVLRAFNQNLAIIGFNLERRVIYVNERFAETMGYAIDQIYGMYHHEFCFSSFASTPEYESFWASILNGHRFQDKIERKDAQNNTVWLEATYMPIYDEGDNIIGVYKIATNITNRQNEIVQLVEELQDMSSSLNARAAHGINRSSELLNSISAVDEVSNDNLKILDQLKQQSHAVQGIVQTIRDIASQTQLLALNAAIEAAHAGEYGRGFDVVAKEVKNLSLMVQDSIYEIRDSIRGMSNEIMNISNGTRAVQEYIDQSRQQLQVTMDEFSTLSQSSEQLDLKAQHVSKIL, encoded by the coding sequence ATGAACATACAATCGGAACCCATTCGTGCTGTTGATCCATCGGCGGTGCTCCGGGCTTTTAACCAGAATCTAGCTATCATCGGGTTCAACCTAGAGAGACGGGTCATCTACGTTAACGAACGTTTTGCCGAAACGATGGGTTATGCTATAGATCAAATCTATGGGATGTATCATCATGAGTTCTGCTTCTCTTCCTTCGCATCAACTCCGGAGTATGAATCGTTCTGGGCTAGTATTCTGAACGGACATCGCTTCCAAGACAAGATTGAGCGGAAGGACGCACAGAATAACACGGTGTGGCTCGAGGCTACCTATATGCCTATCTATGATGAAGGAGATAATATCATTGGGGTGTACAAAATAGCGACCAACATTACGAACCGTCAAAATGAGATAGTTCAACTCGTTGAGGAGCTGCAAGACATGTCCTCCAGCTTGAATGCTAGAGCTGCACACGGTATAAATAGAAGCTCGGAGCTACTGAATAGCATTTCTGCGGTAGATGAAGTCTCAAATGACAATTTAAAAATACTGGATCAGCTGAAGCAGCAATCGCATGCGGTGCAAGGGATCGTTCAAACGATTCGGGATATCGCCTCACAGACACAGCTTCTTGCCCTTAACGCAGCGATCGAGGCAGCACATGCAGGGGAATACGGCAGAGGATTTGATGTCGTGGCCAAGGAAGTGAAGAATCTATCGTTAATGGTGCAGGATTCGATCTACGAAATACGCGACAGTATTAGAGGAATGTCCAATGAAATTATGAATATATCCAATGGAACCAGAGCAGTACAGGAATACATAGATCAGAGCCGGCAGCAGCTTCAAGTGACGATGGATGAATTTAGCACCCTATCTCAATCCTCCGAGCAATTAGACCTTAAAGCACAGCATGTGTCCAAGATACTGTAA